A genome region from Pseudomonas sp. S06B 330 includes the following:
- the ftsX gene encoding permease-like cell division protein FtsX: MSATRSPKVSERVAPKAADPQPEKNKRSNHDDDGPDFRTLLHAWLESHRSSLLDSLRRLGKQPIGSFFTCLVMAVALSLPMGLSLLLSNVERLGGSWQRAAQISLYLKLDASSRDGEALREQIKGLPGVAEAEYVSREQALEEFQQQSGLGDALRELPENPLPGVVVVTPAEVDKPALEALRQRLAELPKVDVAQLDLVWVERLAAILKLGDRFVFGLTVLLVSALLLVIGNTIRLHIENRRTEIEVIKLVGGTDSYVRRPFLYMGALYGLGAGVLAWGVLAFGLNWLNDAVIGLSGLYGSDFSLAGVPPADGLSLLLGAVLLGYIGAWIAVARHLSELAPR, from the coding sequence ATGAGTGCGACACGCAGTCCCAAGGTTTCCGAGCGAGTAGCGCCCAAGGCCGCAGATCCTCAACCGGAAAAGAACAAACGCAGCAATCATGACGACGACGGTCCGGATTTTCGCACCCTGCTGCATGCCTGGCTGGAAAGCCACCGTTCGAGCCTGCTCGACAGCTTGCGCCGTCTGGGCAAGCAGCCAATCGGCAGCTTTTTCACCTGTTTGGTAATGGCGGTAGCACTGAGCTTGCCGATGGGCCTGTCGTTGCTGCTGAGCAACGTAGAGCGTCTGGGTGGCTCCTGGCAGCGTGCGGCGCAAATTTCCCTGTACCTCAAGCTTGATGCCAGCAGTCGCGACGGTGAGGCCCTGCGCGAGCAGATCAAGGGCTTGCCGGGCGTTGCCGAGGCCGAGTACGTCAGTCGCGAGCAAGCACTGGAAGAGTTCCAGCAACAGTCCGGCCTGGGGGATGCCCTCCGTGAACTGCCAGAGAACCCGTTACCTGGTGTGGTCGTGGTAACTCCGGCAGAAGTTGACAAACCGGCCCTTGAAGCCTTGCGCCAGCGCCTTGCGGAGCTGCCCAAGGTGGATGTGGCGCAACTTGATCTGGTCTGGGTCGAACGCCTGGCGGCCATTCTCAAATTGGGCGACCGCTTTGTCTTCGGGTTGACCGTTTTGCTGGTCTCGGCGCTGCTTTTGGTAATTGGTAACACAATTCGCCTGCACATCGAGAACCGTCGTACCGAGATCGAAGTGATCAAGCTGGTCGGTGGCACCGACAGCTATGTACGCCGGCCTTTCCTGTACATGGGCGCGCTGTACGGCCTGGGTGCCGGAGTACTGGCCTGGGGGGTGCTAGCATTTGGCCTGAATTGGCTGAATGATGCGGTAATCGGGCTCTCCGGGCTATATGGCAGTGATTTCTCCTTAGCCGGGGTTCCGCCTGCCGATGGTCTGTCGCTCTTGCTTGGTGCGGTACTGTTAGGGTATATCGGTGCTTGGATTGCGGTCGCCCGCCACCTGAGCGAGCTTGCACCGCGATAG
- the rdgB gene encoding RdgB/HAM1 family non-canonical purine NTP pyrophosphatase, whose protein sequence is MTFPQLVLASHNAGKLKELQAMLGDTVQLRSIGEFSSVEPEETGLSFVENAILKARNAARISGLPALADDSGLAVDFLGGAPGIYSARYADGKGDAANNAKLLEVLKDVPEAERGAQFVCVLALVRHADDPLPILCEGLWHGRILTEASGEHGFGYDPLFWVPERNCSSAELSPADKNQISHRARAMSLLRQRLGLA, encoded by the coding sequence ATGACTTTTCCACAACTCGTATTGGCCAGCCACAACGCCGGCAAACTCAAAGAGCTGCAGGCCATGCTCGGTGATACCGTGCAACTGCGCTCCATTGGTGAATTCAGCAGTGTCGAGCCGGAAGAAACCGGCTTGTCGTTTGTCGAGAACGCCATCCTCAAAGCGCGCAATGCCGCACGCATTTCCGGCCTGCCCGCGCTGGCCGATGATTCGGGCCTGGCCGTGGACTTTCTCGGCGGTGCACCAGGCATCTACTCGGCGCGCTATGCCGATGGCAAGGGCGATGCCGCCAACAATGCCAAGCTGCTGGAAGTCCTCAAGGACGTTCCCGAGGCTGAGCGCGGCGCGCAGTTCGTCTGCGTCCTGGCCCTGGTGCGACACGCTGATGACCCGCTGCCGATCCTCTGTGAAGGCTTGTGGCATGGCCGCATCCTCACCGAAGCGAGCGGCGAACACGGTTTTGGCTACGACCCGCTGTTCTGGGTGCCTGAGCGTAATTGCTCCAGTGCCGAGCTGAGCCCTGCCGACAAGAACCAGATCAGCCACCGAGCCCGTGCCATGAGCCTGCTGCGTCAACGTCTGGGCCTGGCATGA
- a CDS encoding DUF1993 domain-containing protein, producing the protein MTISLYAASVPVFKQMLNAMSEVLNKAEAHATAKNIDPSVFLQARLYPDMFPLVRQVQIAVDFAKGVSTRLAEVELPKYDDSETTFAELQALITKVLAFLDGVAPAQIDGKEGIEIVTRPGTPKEKRFTGQAYLLTYGLPQFFFHVTTTYAILRHNGVEVGKRDYMGAF; encoded by the coding sequence ATGACCATTTCCTTGTACGCCGCTTCTGTTCCTGTTTTCAAGCAAATGCTCAACGCCATGAGTGAGGTTCTGAACAAGGCCGAAGCTCACGCCACGGCGAAAAACATTGATCCGAGCGTCTTCCTGCAGGCTCGCCTGTATCCGGATATGTTTCCACTGGTTCGCCAGGTACAGATCGCTGTTGATTTCGCCAAGGGTGTATCGACGCGCTTGGCTGAGGTCGAGTTGCCGAAATACGATGACAGCGAAACTACCTTTGCTGAGCTGCAGGCGCTGATCACTAAGGTTCTGGCTTTCCTGGACGGCGTTGCGCCGGCGCAGATCGATGGCAAGGAAGGCATCGAAATCGTGACCCGTCCGGGCACGCCAAAAGAGAAGCGCTTCACTGGCCAGGCTTATTTGCTGACTTACGGCCTGCCGCAGTTCTTTTTCCACGTAACCACCACGTACGCAATCCTGCGTCACAATGGTGTGGAAGTGGGCAAACGTGACTACATGGGCGCGTTCTAA
- the rpoH gene encoding RNA polymerase sigma factor RpoH → MTTSLQPAYALVPGANLEAYVHTVNSIPLLTPEQERELAESLYYEQNLEAARQMVLAHLRFVVHIARSYSGYGLAQADLIQEGNVGLMKAVKRFNPEMGVRLVSFAVHWIKAEIHEFILRNWRIVKVATTKAQRKLFFNLRSQKKRLAWLNNDEVHRVAESLGVEPREVREMESRLTGHDMAFDPAAEADDDSAFQSPANYLEDHRYDPALQLEDADWSDNSTSNLHEALQGLDDRSRDILYQRWLAEEKATLHDLAEKYSVSAERIRQLEKNAMNKVKALIAI, encoded by the coding sequence ATGACCACTTCGTTGCAACCTGCCTATGCCCTGGTTCCCGGCGCAAACCTGGAAGCCTATGTGCACACGGTCAACAGCATTCCACTGCTGACGCCGGAGCAGGAGCGTGAACTGGCCGAGAGTCTCTACTATGAGCAGAATCTTGAGGCGGCTCGGCAGATGGTGCTCGCCCACCTGCGGTTTGTCGTACATATCGCTCGTAGCTATTCCGGCTACGGGCTGGCCCAGGCCGACCTGATTCAGGAAGGCAATGTTGGCCTGATGAAAGCGGTCAAGCGTTTCAACCCTGAAATGGGTGTGCGCCTGGTGTCCTTTGCTGTGCACTGGATCAAGGCCGAGATTCACGAGTTCATCCTGCGTAACTGGCGCATCGTCAAGGTCGCTACCACCAAGGCCCAGCGCAAGCTGTTCTTCAACCTGCGCAGCCAGAAGAAGCGTCTGGCCTGGCTGAACAACGATGAAGTCCATCGTGTCGCCGAAAGCCTGGGGGTAGAGCCTCGTGAAGTGCGTGAGATGGAAAGTCGCCTGACCGGTCACGACATGGCCTTTGATCCAGCAGCTGAAGCTGACGACGACAGCGCGTTCCAGTCGCCAGCCAACTACCTGGAAGACCATCGTTACGACCCGGCGCTGCAGCTGGAAGATGCTGATTGGAGCGACAACTCCACCAGCAACCTGCACGAAGCCCTGCAGGGCCTGGACGACCGTAGCCGTGACATCCTCTACCAGCGCTGGCTGGCCGAGGAAAAGGCCACGCTTCACGACCTGGCCGAGAAATACAGCGTATCCGCCGAGCGGATTCGTCAGCTGGAAAAGAATGCGATGAACAAGGTGAAAGCCTTGATCGCAATCTGA
- a CDS encoding DUF3392 domain-containing protein, with translation MDLVLDLLSTVSRWSRSNLSEIALALVGCLLVLFGTDIKGWVEQRLGGLAGALRVPFMALLVMIGSGAALIYATPWVVKGLAQFNNYALAPVLLIVLVLIGVVADRR, from the coding sequence ATGGACTTGGTACTCGACCTGCTTTCGACCGTTTCTCGCTGGAGTCGCAGCAACCTGTCAGAGATCGCACTGGCGCTTGTGGGTTGCTTGCTGGTGCTGTTCGGCACCGACATCAAAGGCTGGGTAGAACAACGCCTGGGCGGCCTGGCAGGCGCCTTGCGCGTGCCGTTCATGGCGCTGCTGGTGATGATCGGCAGTGGTGCGGCGTTGATCTATGCCACCCCGTGGGTGGTGAAAGGCCTGGCGCAGTTCAACAATTATGCGTTGGCGCCGGTGTTGCTGATTGTGTTGGTGTTGATTGGCGTGGTCGCAGACCGACGCTGA
- the hemW gene encoding radical SAM family heme chaperone HemW: protein MTDHSPAQPLHLGEAGFTSQTPRAALPQLPPLALYIHIPWCVRKCPYCDFNSHAATPELPEEAYVDALLADLDQELGAVYGRPISSIFFGGGTPSLFSARALGRLLVGVEQRIPFASDIEITLEANPGTFEQEKFKAYRQLGINRLSIGIQSFQQAKLEALGRIHNGDEAIRAADMARNAGFDNFNLDLMHGLPDQSLDDALGDLRQAIALNPTHLSWYQLTLEPNTVFWNQPPLLPEDDILWDIQEAGQALMASHGYTQYEVSAYAQPGRAARHNLNYWSFGDFIGIGAGAHGKLSHPDGRILRTWKTRLPKDYLNPAKAFKAGEKLLPLDELPFEFLMNALRLTQGVDAELFSLRTGLPLDQLTAARREAEQKGLLQVETTRLVATPRGQLFLNDLLQYFLT from the coding sequence ATGACCGATCATTCGCCGGCACAGCCACTGCATCTGGGCGAGGCTGGCTTTACTTCCCAAACGCCGCGGGCGGCCTTGCCACAGCTGCCGCCTCTGGCGCTGTACATCCATATTCCCTGGTGCGTGCGCAAATGCCCGTACTGCGACTTCAACTCCCACGCCGCCACACCTGAGCTGCCGGAAGAGGCCTACGTCGACGCCTTGCTGGCTGACCTTGACCAGGAGTTGGGCGCGGTCTATGGCCGACCGATCAGCTCGATTTTCTTCGGGGGTGGCACGCCAAGCTTATTCAGCGCTCGCGCGCTGGGTCGCCTGTTAGTAGGCGTTGAACAGCGCATCCCGTTTGCCAGCGATATCGAAATTACCCTGGAAGCCAACCCTGGGACCTTCGAGCAGGAGAAGTTCAAGGCCTACCGGCAACTGGGCATCAATCGCTTGTCGATCGGCATCCAGAGCTTCCAGCAGGCCAAGCTTGAGGCCTTGGGTCGCATCCACAACGGTGACGAAGCCATTCGCGCCGCCGACATGGCGCGTAATGCCGGCTTTGATAACTTCAACCTGGACCTGATGCACGGCCTGCCTGATCAGTCCCTGGATGACGCCCTCGGCGACCTACGCCAGGCTATTGCCCTGAACCCCACGCACTTGTCCTGGTACCAGCTGACACTGGAACCAAACACGGTGTTCTGGAACCAGCCCCCACTGCTGCCTGAAGACGACATTCTCTGGGACATCCAGGAAGCCGGCCAAGCCCTTATGGCCAGCCACGGCTACACCCAATACGAAGTCTCAGCCTACGCTCAGCCTGGTCGTGCTGCACGGCACAACCTCAACTACTGGAGCTTTGGCGACTTTATCGGCATCGGCGCGGGTGCTCACGGCAAGCTCAGTCACCCGGACGGACGCATCCTGCGCACCTGGAAGACGCGTCTGCCCAAGGACTACCTGAACCCGGCCAAAGCCTTCAAGGCAGGTGAAAAACTGCTGCCATTGGATGAGCTGCCGTTCGAGTTCCTGATGAACGCCCTGCGCCTGACCCAGGGCGTGGATGCCGAACTGTTCAGCCTGCGCACTGGATTGCCGTTGGATCAGCTCACTGCCGCACGACGTGAGGCCGAACAAAAGGGCCTTTTACAGGTCGAAACGACGCGACTGGTCGCCACCCCGCGAGGCCAGTTGTTCCTCAACGACCTGCTGCAGTATTTCTTGACCTAA
- a CDS encoding DUF4426 domain-containing protein encodes MRRLLSFLLVACLSATAVAADAIKGERKEVFGDTTVHYSTFISTFLQPETAKAAELVRSKNQGVINVSVIKAGKPVVTQVSGTVKDLTSNSVPLKFKQINEQGAIYYIAQFPVEQQETRTFIINVGIDGKSETISFNQELFPGD; translated from the coding sequence ATGCGCCGCTTGTTAAGTTTTTTACTGGTTGCCTGCCTGAGCGCAACGGCAGTCGCTGCCGACGCCATCAAGGGCGAACGCAAGGAAGTTTTCGGTGATACGACGGTGCACTACAGCACGTTCATATCCACGTTCCTGCAGCCAGAGACCGCCAAGGCCGCCGAACTGGTTCGCAGCAAGAACCAGGGCGTGATCAACGTGTCGGTGATCAAGGCCGGCAAACCGGTGGTCACTCAGGTCAGCGGCACCGTCAAAGACCTGACCAGCAATTCGGTCCCACTGAAGTTCAAGCAGATCAACGAACAAGGCGCGATCTACTACATCGCCCAGTTCCCTGTTGAACAACAGGAAACCCGCACCTTCATCATCAACGTTGGAATTGACGGCAAGTCCGAAACCATCAGTTTCAACCAAGAGCTTTTCCCAGGCGACTAA
- the metX gene encoding homoserine O-succinyltransferase MetX: protein MSTVFPEDSVGLVTPQLAQFNEPLALACGRSLASYELIYETYGTLNSAASNAVLICHALSGHHHAAGYHSPDDRKPGWWDSCIGPGKPIDTNRFFVVSLNNLGGCNGSTGPSSLNPVTGKPYGADFPVLTVEDWVHSQARLADRLGIGQWAAVIGGSLGGMQALQWTITYPDRVRHCLDIASAPKLSAQNIAFNEVARQAILTDPEFHGGSFQDQGVIPKRGLMLARMVGHITYLSDDSMGEKFGRELKSDKLNYDFHSVEFQVESYLRYQGEEFSGRFDANTYLLMTKALDYFDPAAAHGGDLAKTLANVTADYCVMSFTTDWRFSPARSREIVDALIAARKNVCYLDIDSPYGHDAFLIPTPRYITGFTNYMNRIVC from the coding sequence ATGTCCACTGTCTTTCCCGAAGATTCGGTCGGTCTGGTAACACCGCAACTGGCACAGTTCAACGAGCCCTTGGCGCTGGCTTGCGGTCGCTCGCTGGCCAGCTATGAACTGATCTACGAAACCTATGGCACCCTCAACAGCGCGGCCAGCAACGCCGTGCTGATCTGCCATGCGCTGTCCGGCCACCATCATGCGGCGGGCTACCACAGCCCCGACGACCGCAAGCCGGGCTGGTGGGACAGCTGCATTGGCCCAGGCAAGCCCATCGATACCAATCGCTTCTTCGTGGTCAGCCTGAACAACCTCGGCGGTTGCAATGGCAGTACCGGCCCCAGCAGCCTCAATCCCGTCACCGGCAAGCCCTATGGCGCCGACTTCCCGGTATTGACCGTGGAGGACTGGGTACACAGCCAGGCGCGCCTGGCCGACCGCCTGGGAATCGGCCAGTGGGCTGCTGTCATCGGTGGCAGCCTGGGCGGCATGCAGGCACTGCAATGGACCATCACCTACCCTGATCGCGTGCGTCACTGCCTGGATATCGCCTCTGCACCCAAGCTTTCGGCGCAGAACATTGCCTTCAATGAAGTGGCCCGCCAGGCCATTCTCACCGACCCAGAGTTCCACGGCGGTTCATTCCAGGATCAAGGCGTGATCCCCAAGCGCGGCCTGATGCTCGCGCGCATGGTCGGCCACATCACTTACCTCTCCGATGACTCCATGGGCGAGAAATTCGGCCGCGAGTTGAAAAGCGACAAGCTCAACTACGACTTCCACAGCGTCGAGTTCCAGGTCGAAAGCTACCTGCGCTACCAGGGTGAAGAATTCTCCGGGCGCTTTGATGCCAACACCTACCTGTTGATGACCAAAGCGCTGGACTACTTCGACCCGGCCGCCGCCCACGGTGGCGATCTGGCCAAAACCCTGGCCAATGTCACCGCAGATTACTGTGTGATGTCGTTCACCACCGACTGGCGCTTCTCGCCAGCGCGTTCGCGGGAGATCGTCGACGCCCTGATTGCCGCCCGCAAGAACGTCTGCTACCTGGATATCGACTCGCCGTATGGCCATGATGCCTTCCTGATCCCGACCCCGCGCTACATCACGGGATTCACGAACTACATGAACCGCATCGTCTGCTGA
- the thiS gene encoding sulfur carrier protein ThiS, with product MRIQLNGEPFELPDGESVEALLTRLDLVGRRVAVELNLDIVPRSQHAATALCEGDQVEVVHAIGGG from the coding sequence ATGCGCATTCAATTGAACGGTGAACCCTTCGAGTTGCCCGATGGCGAAAGCGTCGAGGCCCTGCTGACCCGCCTGGACCTTGTCGGGCGCCGTGTCGCGGTAGAGCTCAACCTGGATATCGTGCCACGTAGCCAGCACGCAGCGACGGCGCTGTGTGAAGGTGATCAGGTCGAAGTCGTGCATGCCATCGGCGGCGGCTAG
- the ftsE gene encoding cell division ATP-binding protein FtsE: MIRFEQVAKRYPNGHVGLHELSFRVRRGEFLFVTGHSGAGKSTLLRLLLAMERPTSGKLLLAGQDLGQISNAQIPFLRRQIGVVFQNHQLLFDRTVFNNVALPLQILGLSKAEVAKRVDSALERVALSDKAELYPGDLSTGQQQRVGIARAIVHRPALLLADEPTGNLDPRLAAEIMGVFEDINRLGTSVLIASHDLALIARMRHRMLTLQRGRLIGDGEAGQ; the protein is encoded by the coding sequence ATGATTCGATTCGAACAGGTCGCCAAGCGCTACCCCAATGGCCACGTCGGTCTGCATGAGTTGAGTTTTCGGGTGCGTCGGGGCGAATTCCTGTTCGTCACCGGCCATTCCGGCGCTGGCAAAAGCACCTTGCTGCGCTTGCTGCTGGCCATGGAACGACCGACCAGCGGCAAACTGCTGCTGGCCGGGCAGGATCTGGGGCAGATCAGCAATGCGCAGATCCCCTTCCTGCGCCGCCAGATTGGCGTGGTGTTCCAGAATCACCAGTTGCTGTTCGACCGTACCGTATTCAACAACGTCGCGTTGCCGCTGCAGATCCTTGGTTTGTCCAAGGCCGAAGTGGCCAAGCGCGTCGACTCGGCGCTTGAGCGGGTAGCTCTGTCTGATAAAGCCGAGCTGTATCCTGGTGACCTGTCCACTGGCCAGCAACAGCGTGTCGGTATTGCCCGCGCCATCGTTCACCGCCCGGCCTTGCTGCTGGCCGATGAACCGACCGGTAACCTTGACCCGCGCCTGGCCGCGGAGATTATGGGTGTTTTCGAAGATATCAATCGCCTGGGTACCAGCGTGCTGATTGCCAGCCACGATCTGGCGCTGATCGCGCGCATGCGCCATCGCATGCTGACCCTGCAGCGCGGCCGTTTGATCGGCGACGGGGAGGCCGGGCAATGA
- a CDS encoding thiazole synthase produces the protein MSNLRSDKPFTLAGRTFQSRLLVGTGKYRDLEETRLAIEASGAEIVTVAVRRTNIGQNPGEPNLLDVLPPDRYTILPNTAGCYDAVEAVRTCRLARELLDGHNLVKLEVLADQKTLFPNVIETLKAAEVLVKDGFDVMVYTSDDPIIARQLAEAGCIAVMPLAGLIGTGLGICNPYNLQIILEESKVPVLVDAGVGTASDATIAMEMGCEAVLMNSAIANAQQPIMMAEAMKHAIVAGRLAYLAGRMPKKLYASASSPLDGLIK, from the coding sequence ATGAGCAACCTTCGCAGCGACAAGCCTTTCACTCTGGCCGGCCGTACCTTCCAGTCGCGCCTGCTGGTCGGCACCGGTAAATACCGTGACCTTGAAGAAACCCGCCTGGCCATCGAAGCCTCGGGTGCCGAGATCGTCACCGTTGCCGTGCGTCGTACCAACATCGGCCAGAACCCGGGCGAACCGAACCTGCTCGATGTGCTGCCGCCGGATCGCTACACTATCCTGCCGAACACTGCAGGCTGCTATGACGCCGTTGAAGCAGTGCGTACCTGTCGTCTGGCCCGTGAGCTGCTCGATGGCCACAACCTGGTCAAACTGGAAGTACTGGCCGACCAGAAAACCCTGTTCCCCAACGTGATCGAAACCCTCAAGGCCGCCGAAGTGCTGGTCAAGGACGGTTTCGACGTGATGGTGTATACCAGCGACGACCCGATCATCGCCCGCCAACTGGCAGAGGCCGGTTGCATCGCGGTGATGCCGCTGGCTGGCCTGATTGGTACTGGCCTGGGTATCTGCAATCCGTACAACCTGCAGATCATCCTCGAAGAATCGAAAGTTCCGGTACTGGTCGACGCCGGTGTCGGTACCGCTTCGGATGCCACCATCGCCATGGAAATGGGCTGTGAAGCAGTGCTGATGAACTCGGCAATCGCCAACGCTCAGCAGCCGATCATGATGGCTGAAGCCATGAAACACGCCATCGTTGCCGGCCGCCTGGCCTACCTCGCCGGGCGTATGCCGAAAAAACTCTATGCCAGCGCCTCGTCGCCGCTGGATGGTCTGATCAAGTAA
- a CDS encoding DUF423 domain-containing protein: protein MLRSFLLLAAFFGFTGVALGAFAAHGLKGRLSSEYLAIFHTGVTYQLVHALALLGVAVLATQLPGRLIGWAGGLFAVGIVLFSGSLYLLTLSGVGKLGMITPIGGLAFLGGWLCLGLAAWRLG, encoded by the coding sequence ATGTTGCGTAGTTTTCTCTTGCTCGCTGCCTTTTTCGGATTCACCGGCGTTGCCCTCGGGGCCTTTGCTGCACACGGTCTGAAGGGGCGTCTGAGCAGCGAGTACCTGGCGATCTTCCATACCGGGGTCACCTATCAGTTGGTGCATGCCCTAGCCCTGCTCGGCGTTGCCGTGCTGGCCACGCAGTTACCCGGTCGCCTGATTGGTTGGGCCGGTGGCTTGTTCGCCGTGGGGATTGTGCTGTTCTCCGGCAGCTTGTACCTGTTGACCCTCAGTGGCGTCGGCAAACTGGGTATGATCACGCCCATTGGCGGCCTGGCGTTCCTCGGTGGCTGGCTGTGCCTGGGGCTTGCCGCCTGGCGTCTGGGTTGA
- the trmB gene encoding tRNA (guanosine(46)-N7)-methyltransferase TrmB → MTESQETPTSTEGEERQHRRIKSFVMRAGRMTEGQQRGLEQGGPLFILPLADSPVDYDQVFGRSAPRTLEIGFGMGHSLLEMAAAAPEQDFIGVEVHRPGVGALLNGVLTQGLKNLRVYDCDAIEVLNKCVADNSLDRLMLFFPDPWHKSRHHKRRIVQPEFAELVRSKLKVGGVFHMATDWEPYAEYMLEVMNVAPGYRNLAADGKCVERPAERPITKFERRGERLGHGVWDLKFEKLA, encoded by the coding sequence ATGACTGAATCGCAAGAAACGCCGACCTCCACCGAAGGCGAAGAGCGCCAACACCGCCGCATCAAGAGTTTCGTGATGCGCGCCGGGCGCATGACCGAAGGCCAGCAACGTGGTCTGGAGCAGGGTGGTCCACTGTTCATTCTGCCGCTGGCCGATAGCCCGGTGGACTACGACCAGGTCTTTGGCCGTTCGGCGCCGCGTACTCTGGAGATCGGTTTCGGCATGGGCCATTCCCTGCTGGAAATGGCTGCTGCCGCGCCGGAGCAGGACTTCATCGGTGTCGAAGTACACCGTCCGGGTGTCGGTGCGCTGCTCAATGGCGTGCTGACTCAGGGCCTGAAGAACCTGCGGGTGTACGACTGCGATGCCATCGAAGTACTGAACAAGTGTGTGGCTGACAACAGTCTCGATCGCTTGATGCTGTTCTTCCCTGATCCGTGGCACAAGAGCCGTCACCACAAGCGTCGTATCGTTCAGCCCGAGTTTGCTGAGCTGGTACGTAGCAAGCTCAAGGTCGGCGGTGTATTCCATATGGCTACCGACTGGGAACCTTATGCCGAATACATGCTGGAAGTGATGAATGTCGCTCCGGGTTATCGCAACCTGGCGGCGGACGGCAAATGCGTGGAGCGTCCGGCCGAACGTCCAATCACCAAGTTCGAGCGCCGCGGTGAGCGGCTTGGGCATGGTGTTTGGGATTTGAAGTTCGAAAAGCTGGCGTAA
- the metW gene encoding methionine biosynthesis protein MetW, with the protein MRADLEIIQDWIPAGSRVLDLGCGTGELLASLRDTKQVAGYGLEIDPDNIAQCVAKGVNVIEQDLDKGLGNFASNSFDVVVMTQALQAVEYPDRILDEMLRVGRQCIITFPNFGHWRCRWYLATKGRMPVSDFMPYTWYNTPNIHFCTFEDFEALCSERRAQVLDRLAVDHLHRHGWASKLWPNLLGEIGIYRVSSPGLTEHKVAV; encoded by the coding sequence ATGAGAGCCGACCTGGAAATCATCCAAGACTGGATCCCCGCCGGCAGCCGGGTACTCGACCTCGGTTGTGGTACCGGAGAACTGCTGGCGTCGCTGCGCGACACCAAGCAAGTGGCCGGTTATGGCCTGGAAATCGACCCCGACAATATTGCCCAATGCGTAGCCAAAGGCGTCAACGTCATCGAGCAGGACCTGGACAAGGGCCTGGGCAATTTCGCCAGCAACAGCTTCGACGTGGTGGTCATGACCCAGGCCCTGCAGGCCGTGGAGTACCCGGACCGGATTCTCGACGAAATGCTCCGTGTGGGTCGCCAGTGCATCATCACCTTCCCCAATTTCGGCCATTGGCGTTGCCGCTGGTACCTGGCGACCAAAGGTCGCATGCCAGTTTCGGACTTCATGCCGTATACCTGGTACAACACGCCGAACATCCACTTCTGCACCTTTGAAGACTTCGAGGCGCTGTGCAGCGAGCGTCGCGCACAGGTGCTTGACCGTCTGGCCGTCGACCATTTGCACCGTCACGGGTGGGCGAGCAAGCTATGGCCTAATCTTCTAGGGGAGATCGGCATTTATCGTGTCAGCAGCCCCGGCCTTACCGAACACAAGGTCGCGGTTTAA